The region GTTTTATCTGAAAGAACTTGCGGGTCCGCTGGCTGCGGAGTGCAATTAAAACTTTATGATCTGTCTTATTTTTAAAACAGTAGATTGCAGACCGAAGAAAAACCCTCACAGAATCATATAAATTGTTTTTCCGGCGGCATGCACGGCGGAAAAACACCTTAACCCGCGCCAACGGGCGCGAAACCGGGGGTCACATAGGGGGTATTGGATACCCCCTATGAAGTGAAGACTTTGTCTTCACGTTATAACCGTTGAAGCAAGTATTTCAGCGGTTTAATTTTTTGGATTGTAAAGCGGCGCATCATATGGTATAGTTTTCTTGAGCGGGTTTGCCCCAAATTATAGGAACGGGAGGTTATCCGTCCGCACAAAAAGACGGGTAAAAAAATAATGAAACAGCATTATCTTCAAATGGTCAGGGGTCTGGATCTCGCGTATGAGAGAATCAAAACCAAGGTCATCAACGACCCGGATCATCTGTTTAACGGCGGCTACGCGGATCTTTACGGGATTCCGGAAACCACAAACGCGGCGGGCATCATGCATAACTTTATCTGCGCCTATTGCTGCAAAGAGAGCAAATATCATCAAAATTCGGAAGTATTGGAACGGATCAACGCCGTTTGCGGCTATATTATGCGTCTGACGAATCCCGACTGCACGTCCAATTTGCTGATTTCGGATTACCATGCGCCGGCGACGTTTGACCTGCTGAGCATTGTCCGCGCCTATCGGATCTTCTTAAAATACGCCGATAAAACCTCGGCGGAAAAGGAAACCGCCCGCCGGGTGCTGACGGTGATCACCCGCCATGCGAAAGGCATGCTGGCGACGGGTTTTCGCACCCCGAATCACCGTTGGATGGAAGCCGCCGCGTTGTTAATGACCCATAATATTCTGGGCTGGCCGGCGCTAAAAGAAAAAGCAGACAAGTATCTGGCCGAGGGTATCGACATCGACGCCTACGGCGAGTTTACCGAGCGCTCGGCCGGCATGTACAACGCGGTCAACGACAACGCGCTGCTGACGATCGCCGAAGAGGGCAATCACCCCGAAATTTATCAATATGTTGAAAAGAATATGAATTTGCTCTTTTCTTATATCGAATGCGACGGCAGTATCTTTACCCAGAATTCCCGCCGCAAGGATAAGGGCGAGGGCTCCGCTTCGGGCAAGTTTTTCCCCGGTCATCCTTATTACTTTTTATATCTCTGGGCGGGGCATGTACTCAAGAACAAAAAGTATCTGAAGTTCGCCGAGGAAATTTTCAACGATTCGGTCGACAACAACCGGGGCGCGCCCAACGCGGTGTGGGTTTATCTCTTGAACCCCGAGTTGATTGACTGGGACTCCGAAAAGGATTTGAAAGACATCGAAATCCCCAAAACCTATTCCGCTTTTTATCCGCTTTCGAATATCTACCGTTGCTGCAAAGAATATTTCAGCTATTCGATTATCGCTAACAATCCGAACTTCCTGTTTGTGAAGTGCGGAGATTTGAATATCTATGTCCGTGCATGTGCGTCCTTCTTTGCGATTGCGCAGTTCGTTCCGACCGAGGTCATCAAGACCGACGAAGGCTACTGCATGGAAATCACAGCAGTCGACGACTATATGCTCCCGTTTGAAACCCCGCCGGCGACTTCGGACTGGTTTGCGATGGACCATTCGTCCCGTAAAAAGGTCTGCATATGTACCTTGAAAATCACGATTGACTTCATTGAGCTGGAGAACGGACTGAAGCTGCGGGTCAGGACCGAGGGCACCGAAAAGGTCCCCTTTAAATTGGAATACGTGGTGATTCCGAACTGCAAAGTGGAAACCCAAAATTTCGTCATGGATGCCCATGGGGGCGAATACATCAGCCTTAAAAACGGGAATGTCCGCCTTGAGCATATCGAAAAAGGCCACACCATTACCATCAAAGGGATGTTCTCCAAACATCTCTACCATACCGCTCTGCGCGGGAGTGTGCCGCAGGTCAAGGACTCGTTCACGATTTACAGCACCGATTTCACGCCCATTGACAGGGAAGTGGAGATTCTCTGCACGATGAGAAAGTCAACCTATACCGACGCGGATAAAATTTAACGGCTGAATCTCCGTAGGGTTATACTAACTATGATCGGGATGACAACCAACCTTAATATTTTGTTTTCATTGTCATTTTCTCTAAATTCATTGGCCATTTATATTAAAAGAATATACAATTCATTTCCAAAAGTAAAGTCCATCATTTGATATTTTTTATGAATATATTTTTATTACATTATTCATATCCTCAAATATTTTGGCAAATTCAAAATCTGTCATTTGCGCCTTATATTTTTCAATTTGATCCAAAGTCCATCTAGCTTTATAAAGTTCAGCCTCCTTAGAATTAATATCATTTCTAAAATTTTCATTATTAAGAGCATATATACCCCGGCTTTCCATCCATAAAAATTCCATTAGATCTACATAAACCACACCAACTAACTCATTCATATCCATTTGACCTAAATATTTATCATACCTACTTTGATTTATACAAATTACGTTTCCATAATCAGTGCTGTCATAAATTGCTCCAGTGGATAAATCTCCTGACCATATTGGCTGTAATCGGTTGGTACAAACCACTATTTGTAAACCATTTTTTTCCACCAAAAGTTTCATAATATTGGGATCAATTTCATCAAGTCTGGCGACAGCTTTTTTGGTGCTTTTGGTAAAAAGTTCATTTAAACCACACTCTCCGCCAGTAACGACAATAAAAGCGGCTTTTTCGGATTTGATTACCTGAAAACTGTTTAAACCTTGATCACTGCCGGTTTTTAGATATTGATTAACCTCGTTAGCATTTAAATTATAGAGGTTTTTTTGATCACTAAAACCTCCATATAATAAAGATTTAAGTCGGTATTCAATTCTTTGTTCTTGAGTGCCCAACATGATGGGATTTTCCAATTCCACATATTTTCCACCACTTAATTGGTAAATAAGTCTGGTGCCATCAGAAAGGCAGATTCCGTTATCTTTATCCCAAACAATCTTTAGTGAGTAAGATGAACTTTGGTTAGTATTTTCGACAATGGATTTGCTTCCACTTTGACTATATTTAGTAATCTTTCGATAACCTGACTTTAAATTATCTGAATTAAAAACATAGGCTTCGCCATTTTGGACATAAACAACATCAGTAGATTTTAAATTGCCTCTGATTTTGTTGATGACACTATTGTTTAAAGCATCTTGGGTGAGTGGTTCTGTGTTTCCAGAAAAAACCACTGTGGCTCCGCAAAATTTATCAGTCAAAGCACAAATATTAGTGTCAGTGTCGTTAGTATATTCACCGCCGGCCATATAAGGCAAAACTTTGGCTCTGTCTTTTTCGGGAGTAGAAGTATATTCCTTGCTGGGGGTTGAACTTTCAACCTTGGAAGAAGTAACAGTGCTGTTTGGTTTAGAACTTACCACTTCACTAGAAACTTTTGATTCTGGGCTGGAACTGTAAACTTCTGAAACTAATTCTTTTGAAGTTTCTTCTGAACTGCTTATACCAGATAAGGTATCACCGCTACTTGATGCGGGTTTACTTTCGCTTAAGCCACTAACTTCACCTTTAAGTGCACAACCACAAGTAAGAAAAATTAAAGCGGCCATTCCGGCAGCCGTTATTCTTTTGGGCTCCCCGCCGTGTGTTCTGTTTTCTCTTTTTTCAATCATGTCTTTCACTGCTCCTCAATTAATCCAACGCTTTGAAAAAATCATATGTTTCAGATTGCACGCCCTGTTTTATTACCGCTTGACACAAATAATTCGCTGTTACTGATAATATCTCATTTTATAAAAAATGTCAAATATTTCTCGATATGCCATCTGGCAATCATTCAGCACATAAATTCACAAATGCATCAATTACTTTTTGCGGATCAGTTTTTGGGCCAGATAATTCTATTAGCGCGACACGTTTTGAATATTTTCTGGCCCAACTGGTAAAATATCCGGGTGTTCCTAAGCAATTGCTTCGGTAGATACCCAAGACATTAAAATATTGACAAAGAGATGAATTTCCGTAGCTGGTTGCAAACCAACCATGGATATCAATGACATCATCCGGTTTAATTTCAATAACTAAATCACGTAGGGCTTGGGATTCCGGGCAAGAAAAAGGAGAAAGAGTTTTGTTAAAGGTTGAAGTTTCTTTTTCCCAACGGTAATCAAAATCTCGGTTGATATCGACGCCCAACGAAACTTGGCATCTGCCCGGACCATTGTCCAGGGAGCCGTCAATTAATCCATCGGGGTTGGCTGAAGGAACTATGTAAAGCGCAGTATTGCAGAGTTGCTCAGGATTTTCGGCGAAATATTCAATCAACGCGTTGCCGATGTCTACCAACGCCTGACCATCATGGGGATAGGAACCTTCAAAGCCATGCAGTTCAAAGGTGACTAAAACTTTTTTCTTTGCATCTACCGGTTGAATCACCATTACATTCAACGGGCGTTCTAATCCACTTTTACCATATTCAATAACGGTAACATTGTCCGGATAAACGACTACATCTGACGGAACATATACTTCTGATGAAGAAGAAACTATATTATTTGGTTTATAATTTTCCGTTTGAGAAGAACCCAATTCAATTGCGCCGGAGGCGGTTGATATTGTTTCCGAACTATAATCTACTGATTCCGGGCTTGTACCGGAAACCTCAGACACGAATCCTTTTGAAGAGTAAACTTCTTCTGAACTGTTTGTACGGGAAAAAAAGTTACTGGAAATTACTGGGGGCGAGGGGGGGGGGTAGATTTACTGCTTATATCACTGTCCCCGGTTTGTAGCGCGCAACCACCGGTAAGAAGCGTTAAAGCGATCATATAGGCAGCTATTATTCTTTTGAACGCCTCGCTGTGGGTTCCGTTCTCTCTTTTTACCATGTCTTCCACTTCTCCTCAATCAACTCAATGCTTTTGACAGAATCATAGGTCTCCGATTGCACTGCTTGTTTTATTACCACTTAATAATTCGCTGTTAATGATGGTATATCATTTTTTCAAAAATGTCAAATATATCTATGAATCAATCATTCATGATTATCAAAGACCGACAGCGGAAAACCACCGCACCTTATCGGATGAAGCCCCACCAAAAAAAGACCTTGTTCTTCGGAACAAGGTTGGATTGAGCAGGTGCGTTGAATTCATTCAACAGGAACCCTTCTGTCTTCTATCCAGCATACGCAGTGCGTTTTTATAATAAATCAGCTCTTTTTGTTCACCTGTCAGCGCTGCTTCCTCCACCTGACCCAGATTGACCAGATAGGAACCCGGCATATCAGAGCCGAAGAGAATCCGCTCTGCGCCTAATTGCTCGACGGTATAATTCAAATCGTCGCCCCGGAAAATGGAGCCGGAGAAGTCGGTCATGACGTTGGGGTAGTCCCTGATTGCCCGTACCCCGTGATAGCAGTTGCCTCCCAGATGAGCCATGACCAGTTTGGCCTCGGGGTATTGTTTGGCGAGGGCTGCGACGTGTACGCCGGTAGACTCATGGGCATACTGACCGACGGATTTTTTCCAGGCGTGCAGCATCACCGGGATATTGTAGGCGATACACTGTTCAATCAGCGGGAAGACCTTCGGGTCGTCGCAGGTGGTGGCGATCCAGAGCTTCATGCCCGACATCCCGTACTCCTCGATCCCCTGCCGCAGCACCGTCAGCGCGTCGGGGTTGGAGGGGTTGACATAGACAAAGCCGTAAATCAACTCCGGTTGTTCCCGCATGAACCGAACGACGCCCTCATTGAGAAAGCGGATTTCCTCTTCGTTCGGGTAAACGCACTCCACGCTGGAGACGCAGAGCTTGTCTATCCCGTACCGCTTGCAGGCAATGAGCAGGTTTTCCTTGTCCTT is a window of Oscillospiraceae bacterium DNA encoding:
- a CDS encoding amidohydrolase family protein, producing the protein MIIDFHAHIWGGNGQKDKENLLIACKRYGIDKLCVSSVECVYPNEEEIRFLNEGVVRFMREQPELIYGFVYVNPSNPDALTVLRQGIEEYGMSGMKLWIATTCDDPKVFPLIEQCIAYNIPVMLHAWKKSVGQYAHESTGVHVAALAKQYPEAKLVMAHLGGNCYHGVRAIRDYPNVMTDFSGSIFRGDDLNYTVEQLGAERILFGSDMPGSYLVNLGQVEEAALTGEQKELIYYKNALRMLDRRQKGSC
- a CDS encoding M14 family zinc carboxypeptidase; the protein is MSEVSGTSPESVDYSSETISTASGAIELGSSQTENYKPNNIVSSSSEVYVPSDVVVYPDNVTVIEYGKSGLERPLNVMVIQPVDAKKKVLVTFELHGFEGSYPHDGQALVDIGNALIEYFAENPEQLCNTALYIVPSANPDGLIDGSLDNGPGRCQVSLGVDINRDFDYRWEKETSTFNKTLSPFSCPESQALRDLVIEIKPDDVIDIHGWFATSYGNSSLCQYFNVLGIYRSNCLGTPGYFTSWARKYSKRVALIELSGPKTDPQKVIDAFVNLCAE